In a single window of the Deinococcus aetherius genome:
- a CDS encoding helix-turn-helix transcriptional regulator has protein sequence MEKDFLPDAEPEATAQVLAAYLKRHGPATVPQLRAALRLSENAVRHHLQALERHGLLTREGSTGPGRGRPATRYALTARAEGLFPKRYLELLDAVLTAARTEGLEERLLARVAADMAARVQPPQVGLDGSERLYRLLQLLDYGDLLPELEVVPAGVCLHAYNCVYVEAGRRHPAVCELLPGVITAATGLKTTRLRCQRDGARACEFMVNTVG, from the coding sequence GTGGAAAAAGACTTCCTTCCCGATGCTGAGCCGGAGGCGACGGCCCAGGTTCTCGCCGCTTATCTCAAACGGCATGGTCCGGCCACGGTACCGCAACTGCGGGCGGCCCTGCGGCTCAGCGAGAACGCCGTACGCCACCACCTGCAAGCTCTGGAGCGGCACGGGCTGCTGACGCGCGAGGGCTCGACCGGGCCCGGCCGGGGCCGCCCCGCGACCCGCTACGCCCTGACGGCCCGCGCCGAGGGGCTGTTTCCCAAGCGTTACCTGGAGTTGCTCGACGCCGTGCTGACGGCCGCCCGAACCGAGGGGCTGGAGGAACGGCTGCTGGCCCGGGTCGCCGCTGACATGGCCGCGCGGGTGCAGCCCCCGCAGGTGGGGTTGGACGGTTCGGAGCGCCTGTACCGGCTGCTTCAGCTCCTCGACTACGGCGACCTGCTCCCCGAGCTTGAGGTCGTTCCCGCCGGGGTGTGCCTGCACGCCTACAACTGTGTGTATGTGGAGGCGGGGCGGCGTCATCCGGCGGTCTGCGAACTGCTGCCTGGCGTCATCACCGCAGCCACCGGTCTGAAAACCACCCGCTTGCGTTGCCAGCGGGACGGGGCACGCGCCTGTGAGTTCATGGTGAATACCGTGGGTTGA
- a CDS encoding YgaP family membrane protein, with translation MTTNESITDRIIRAVLGMALLIAAFTLAGVWTWIGGIPGTVLVLTALTGFCPLYALLGISTHRAHK, from the coding sequence ATGACCACCAACGAAAGCATCACCGACCGCATTATTCGCGCTGTCCTGGGTATGGCGCTGCTCATCGCCGCCTTCACGCTGGCGGGCGTCTGGACCTGGATCGGCGGTATTCCCGGAACTGTGCTGGTGCTGACCGCCCTCACGGGCTTCTGCCCGCTGTACGCGCTCCTGGGCATAAGCACCCACCGGGCACACAAGTAG
- a CDS encoding pyridoxamine 5'-phosphate oxidase family protein yields MTEPQHVTDSQEAARLLTEKIKGVRFATFTTVSQDGSLHGRPMATQQAEFDGDLWFFTYRDSHKVDDVRANPQVNLGYNNPDKNLWVNVTGSAEVVDDRAKMQELWEPPLKAFFPDGVDDPNLILLKVTPHQAEYWDGPASGIGKVVAFARTLASGGKTPPGKDVKLDLEGQ; encoded by the coding sequence ATGACCGAGCCGCAACACGTGACCGATTCCCAGGAAGCCGCCCGACTGCTCACCGAGAAGATCAAGGGCGTCCGCTTCGCCACGTTCACCACCGTCTCCCAGGACGGCAGCCTGCACGGGCGGCCGATGGCGACCCAGCAGGCCGAGTTCGACGGCGACCTGTGGTTTTTCACCTACCGGGACAGCCACAAAGTCGATGATGTCCGCGCGAATCCCCAGGTCAACCTCGGGTACAACAACCCCGACAAGAACCTGTGGGTCAACGTGACGGGCAGCGCCGAGGTGGTGGACGACCGCGCCAAGATGCAGGAACTGTGGGAGCCGCCGCTCAAGGCCTTCTTCCCCGACGGGGTGGACGACCCCAACCTGATCCTGCTCAAGGTCACGCCCCACCAGGCCGAGTACTGGGACGGCCCGGCGAGCGGTATCGGCAAGGTGGTGGCCTTCGCCAGGACGCTGGCGAGCGGGGGCAAGACGCCCCCCGGCAAGGACGTGAAGCTGGACCTCGAAGGGCAGTAG
- the aspS gene encoding aspartate--tRNA(Asn) ligase, with translation MTTEPAVHLQRTLTRELPHHEGQNVRLQGFLHARRDLGGVQFLVLRDRSGVAQCVGSGLHLPLPESSIEVVGKVKAHPKAPGGFEVQVESLRVLTAAVEPPPVEIPKMEWNVNPETLLDYRVVTVRGLKERAALKVQAELVAAFRDHLLTEGFTEISTPKIVSAGAEGGANLFPIDYFGHPAYLAQSPQLYKQIMVGVFERVFEVAPVYRAEEHATSRHLNEYLSLDVEMGFIESEEDVMDLETRLLDAIMTRLRERAGAEFSLLGATIPDVPARIPRITLMDARQLVQGKYGHAVGGKDLDPEAERLLSQHYAETEGSDFVFVTKYPRAARPFYAHPEINPDGTADPDLTRGFDLLFRGIEITSGGQRIHDHAMLMESIAAYKLNPESLAGYTEVFKYGMPPHGGFAIGAERLTAKLLGISNVRYARAFPRDRHRLTP, from the coding sequence GTGACCACCGAACCCGCCGTCCACCTCCAGCGCACCCTCACCCGCGAACTGCCGCACCACGAGGGGCAGAACGTCCGGCTCCAGGGCTTCCTGCACGCCCGCCGCGACCTGGGGGGCGTGCAGTTCCTGGTCCTGCGGGATAGGAGCGGCGTGGCCCAGTGCGTGGGCAGCGGCCTCCACCTGCCCCTCCCCGAGAGCAGCATCGAGGTGGTCGGCAAGGTGAAGGCACACCCCAAGGCGCCCGGCGGCTTCGAGGTTCAGGTCGAGAGCCTGCGCGTCCTGACCGCCGCCGTCGAGCCCCCGCCCGTCGAGATTCCCAAGATGGAGTGGAACGTCAACCCCGAGACCCTGCTCGACTACCGCGTGGTCACCGTGCGCGGCCTCAAGGAGCGCGCGGCGCTGAAGGTCCAGGCCGAACTCGTGGCGGCCTTCCGCGACCACCTCCTCACGGAGGGCTTCACCGAGATCAGCACACCCAAGATCGTCTCGGCGGGGGCGGAGGGCGGCGCGAACCTCTTTCCCATCGACTACTTCGGGCATCCGGCGTACCTCGCGCAGAGCCCGCAGCTCTACAAGCAGATCATGGTCGGCGTCTTCGAGCGCGTCTTCGAGGTCGCGCCCGTCTACCGCGCCGAGGAACACGCCACCAGCCGCCACCTCAACGAGTACCTGTCCCTCGACGTGGAGATGGGGTTCATCGAGTCCGAGGAGGACGTGATGGACCTGGAGACCCGCCTCCTCGACGCGATCATGACCCGGCTGAGGGAGCGGGCCGGGGCGGAGTTCAGCCTGCTCGGCGCGACCATCCCCGACGTGCCCGCCCGCATCCCCCGCATCACGTTGATGGACGCGCGGCAGCTCGTGCAGGGGAAGTACGGCCACGCGGTCGGCGGCAAGGACCTCGACCCGGAGGCCGAGCGCCTGCTGAGCCAGCACTACGCGGAAACCGAGGGTTCGGACTTCGTGTTCGTGACGAAGTACCCTCGCGCCGCCCGGCCCTTCTACGCGCACCCGGAGATCAACCCGGACGGCACCGCCGACCCCGACCTCACGCGCGGCTTCGACCTCCTCTTCCGGGGCATCGAGATCACCTCGGGCGGGCAGCGCATCCACGACCACGCGATGCTGATGGAGTCCATCGCCGCGTACAAGCTGAATCCCGAGTCGCTGGCGGGCTACACCGAGGTCTTCAAGTACGGGATGCCCCCCCACGGCGGCTTCGCCATCGGGGCCGAGCGGCTGACGGCGAAGCTGCTGGGGATCAGCAACGTGCGCTATGCCCGCGCCTTCCCGCGCGACCGGCACCGGCTGACGCCCTGA
- a CDS encoding alpha/beta hydrolase yields MEQFAQFKVGTQRVYGMLHVPDGERPAPGWPSVVILHGFTGNRGGDHRLLPLLSRFLAARGVASLRFDFRGSGESEGEFNEMTALREVEDVEAAFGYVRGLPLLDPERVMLLGFSMGGLIAALAAERVRPHRLALWAPALPELWLPLLRGGYAPPVILDYGGWPVGREFLLEMPRLRPLDAAARWGGVARVFHGDADQVCPPTFGVRYAQALGCDAIAIPGANHTFDSLEAVEMLYRETARFLTGG; encoded by the coding sequence ATGGAACAGTTCGCGCAGTTCAAGGTGGGCACCCAGCGCGTCTACGGCATGTTGCACGTCCCCGACGGGGAGCGGCCTGCCCCGGGGTGGCCCTCGGTCGTGATCCTCCACGGCTTCACCGGCAACCGGGGCGGCGACCACCGCCTGCTGCCCCTGCTCTCGCGCTTCCTGGCGGCGCGCGGGGTGGCCTCCCTGCGCTTCGACTTCCGGGGCAGCGGCGAGTCGGAAGGCGAGTTCAACGAGATGACCGCCCTGCGCGAGGTCGAGGACGTGGAGGCGGCCTTCGGGTACGTGCGCGGCCTGCCCCTGCTCGACCCCGAGCGGGTGATGCTGCTGGGCTTCTCGATGGGCGGCCTCATCGCGGCCCTCGCCGCCGAGCGGGTGCGTCCCCACCGCCTCGCCCTATGGGCCCCCGCCCTGCCCGAGCTGTGGCTCCCCCTCCTGCGCGGCGGTTACGCCCCGCCCGTGATCCTCGACTACGGCGGCTGGCCGGTCGGACGCGAGTTCCTGCTGGAGATGCCGCGTCTCAGACCGCTGGACGCCGCCGCACGTTGGGGCGGCGTGGCCCGAGTCTTCCACGGCGACGCCGATCAGGTCTGCCCCCCGACCTTCGGCGTCCGCTACGCCCAGGCCCTCGGCTGCGACGCCATAGCCATTCCCGGTGCCAACCACACCTTCGACTCGCTGGAGGCGGTGGAGATGCTGTACCGCGAGACGGCGCGGTTTCTGACGGGAGGGTAG
- a CDS encoding Imm7 family immunity protein, whose protein sequence is MFVHGNLNRRGFYGPELDALLVSVASEAPGSYGVMSWRDSERDDDFTVRVMARGRLSDHPDPFLSPVIPTVEDAWEPGME, encoded by the coding sequence CTGTTCGTCCACGGCAACCTCAACCGCAGAGGCTTCTACGGTCCAGAGTTGGATGCCCTGCTTGTCTCTGTGGCGTCAGAGGCGCCCGGCTCCTACGGGGTAATGTCCTGGCGTGACTCGGAACGAGACGACGACTTTACCGTCAGGGTGATGGCGAGAGGGCGGCTCTCAGACCACCCTGATCCCTTCCTATCGCCTGTCATCCCCACCGTCGAGGACGCCTGGGAACCCGGCATGGAATGA